Genomic DNA from Setaria italica strain Yugu1 chromosome V, Setaria_italica_v2.0, whole genome shotgun sequence:
GTTCGCCGCGTTCACCCCCCGCCTCAGGGTTGTCCAATGGCCACCCACCTTCAAGCTAGCCATCAACAAGAAGTACGATGGTCGTTCCGACCCGACGATCTAATGAAGACGTACTGCACCATAGTCGAGGCTGCGAACGACACCTACAaccagatggccgcctacttcccAGTGGTGATGGGAAGCGCACCTCTCCTTTGGCTCGAGTACCTCCCACGAGGCTATATCCACATTTGGGGTCAGCTCGCCAGAGCCTTCACCCAGAACTATCCGGCTACTTATACCCGACCCAAGAACACAGAAAACCTCAGCCAGGTCCGCCAGCGGAAGAACGAAACTCTCCGCGAGTTCGTCAACCGCTTCTTCGGCAACTGCAATAGGCTGGCCGGCGTTGAAGATCGTGACGTCATCTCGTACTTCCACACCGGCCTCAAAAACTGCTTGATGTTCCACATCCAAGCTGCTCCCAAGACGGTCGGACACATGATGTAGATCGTTAACCTTCACGCCAACACAGATGAGGCTAAGAACGTCCAATTCCAGGACGGCAAGCACCGCCACAATGATGACTACGAACCGCCGACCCACTAAGACCACCAGCACTAGTCCAGCCCGGAGCCCTCCCGACCTTGGAAGAGGGCCCCTGAGGTCCTCGCCGCTGAAGCCGACCCTGTGAGGTAGACAACCTTCCTCTAGGAAGAGTTTGACGATACATTGAACGTCCCGTaccccttccacaaggatgcaCGCCACAATCTTCGGGACTGCacggtcctcaagaaagagctggaCGTCCCGGTGGAATACAAGCGGCCTCGCCTGAACGACTACCACAAGGAAGATAACCGCCGGCGTGACGACTGCGACAACCAACGCGGAGAAGAGCACCGTGACCAGCCCAACCTCGACGCCAACCAGGGCACCAGCAACGACAACGGCGAGTTCCAATGCGCCGAGCGAgaggtgaacatcatcatcaacgGTCCTAAAGCTTTCTGCAGCAACCGCAAGCACAAGTTACAAAGGCGGGAAGTGCACTTCGTCTCCATCACACCAGTCCAGTATATGCGCTGGTCggagatgcccataaccttctcgaGGGAAGATCACTGGGTGCACATCCCGAACCCCAGGTCTTACCCGTTGGTGGTGTGCCCCACCATAGACAGAGTCCTCTCCAAGGTATTGatcgatggcggcagcggcctcaacatcatcttcaccgagaccctgaagcgcatggacttcaactttgAGCGGCTCCTTCCCTGTGAAGACCCGTTCTACGGTATAGTACctggcaaaggatcctatcctattggGAGAGTCATCTTGTTGGTCACGTTCGGCATCCCTGACAACTACCGCACCGAGCACATCACCTTCAAGGTTGCCAACTTTAAGacctcctaccatgccatctttggtaGGCCAATGCTGGCGAGGTTCACGGTGATCCCCAACTATACCTACCTCATCCTTAAGATGTTGGCTCCAAACGGCGTCCTCTCTATATTCGGCGATGTTGAAACATCCTACAAGTGCGACATAGAAGCTGTGCAGCTCGCCGAGACCCTAGAGTTCTCGGCCAACGCTACCATGATGCTCGCCAAGTTCAAGAAGGTGGACCAGAGTCAGCTGACGATCCTAGAGGCGGATCCGATGCCCATGGCGCTACAGCCCGATCCGCAAGTTAAGAAGATCAGCCTCAGCCTGGAAGACCCCTCCAAGACGGCCCTCATCGGGGCCGGCCttaccccaaataggaagacgtgcTCACCAGTTTCCCCCGGGATAACTCGAACATATTCGTGTGGAAACCATCCGATATGCCCGGTGTTCCgtgggagctggctgagcactccttggagctGAGCAAGACAGCAAGACCGGCCAACTAGAAGTTTCGCCGTTTCgctcaagatcgcaaggagACCATTAGGGTAGAAATAAATAAGCTCTTTGCTGCCAgtttcatccgtgaatgtaagcaccctGATTGGTTAGCAAAAATCCAATCCTTGTAAAGAAGAAAACCGgtaaatggagaatgtgtatcgactacACCAATCTCAGCATGCACTCAGCCCTATTGCTTGATTGCACTACAGTACATGATTCAAATAGTTTTTCCATGTCTCTGCTCTTTATCAAGAAAAGTTCGATTAACAGGATAAAAAACTAATTGAAACCCTTTTTTCTTTACTCCGAGACAATGTACCAGGAAAAGGAACAAAAAAACAGTATGTACTTAACAAGCCAGGACCGCAAGAGGCATTGATGTTAAACGGAATATTCAGTCAGATagtctactccctccatcttaaattactattcgtttcgctttgaaaagctaaaacgaggTAATTTGCGACGGATGGAGTACATGAACTGCCAACGGCATAACGCCAGACACCATGATAACAGGCAAAGCTTGTGCACAAGCTTTTGAATTTGACCAATTATCAAGTTAATACATACCAtcatatataaaaataatctatCTCAGACCTAATAACCTGCCAGGCACTAAAAAGGGGGCAAAATTTGCAGGTTAAATCTTCATACGGTTGATAGGCTGCACTGAAGACTAGGTCAAGTTTTTTcatactatatatatacctaAACATACTAATGGCTGTGCAAACAAAACGGGTTGTCCCAGTCTTGTCACTTTCAACTGATCAATCATATTGTCGAGCATCTATTGAAGGGTAGCAAAGCTAGCCAGCTCTTCTCATGCCATTGCGCCTGATCCCATCAAGAATTGAGACATCATCATGCAAGGTGAAAGGTGTACTGAAAAATGGAATGGAAAATACTTGGTTAGAACTTAGAAGCAAGACATGATAATTTGGAGGGAGCATCAGTTGAATCTTGGTAGTAACCAGAGACATACCAGTTGAAGTCGAAACCTGCAAACTTTGAGTCCTCTGATATCTCAATTTCCACCCTTGCTTTTCTGGATGCCTGCTCAAAGATAAACACAGTTACTACTTACAAGACTACCAAAGATGTCTAGCACAAGCTATTACTATCTTCTTGTTTAGCAAACATGAGGTGTGAATCCTTTCAATATGTGTAACCTCAAGGAGTTGTGTGCTACTTGAAGAGCCACCAAGTAGTAGATAGAGGTGTGGACGAGTCACCACTGTGGAAACAGCTAGGTAGTGCCTCAATATGTGGGTATGTAATTTGCTTTGAGATGTGTTGAGAAGAAATGTAAGAAGCATCAGACTCGTCTCCTGCCTGGTGTGTTCTTGCGTGTGTTGTTTTCACTATGTATACTTGAGCTGGCATTTGTAAATCCTAAGTTCCGAACGAACACAAGTTATAACCATTCTATATAACAGGATCGATTCTATACTGTTCCTACTATATTATATGATATCATGACACAAAATTGAAATAACTGTACCATCTAAAGTAGTGCCTAAACAATAGCTGTTCTAATAATCCGCATTTCAAATAAGGTAGCTGATAGCATCTTTGCAGATATAAACAAGTCTAGGCCAGACCATCTAAGTCAACCATCTATAATGGAACATTTGAAACATGCAATGAAACAAGCCTGGACTAAACCATCTAAGTCAACCATAGTTAGTAGAACATTTGAAACATGTACAAGCCCAATATATGTACAGCCAGATGTTACAGCTGAGTTGCAAGTAACTTGGAGTGTAAGTACTTTCAACAGTTGTCGATCAAGAAAAATACCTTCACCAATAAGAATGGAAGGCAGATACCATTCGCACTCTCTGCTGGCCTCTGTAGTACCTGGTTGCGAAACTTGATATTCTGGAGGTCATCAAACTTGAAATACACAAGAAAGAATCATCAGAGAATAATAACTACGCCAGTTATAAATAGGTAGCTATATCTCTGCATGAAAGCACAGAAGAGTTATTGCTATATTTGCAAACAACTTACCTGTTTTTCAATTTCCTGGAGAAGTTTCTTCTTGTTCTTAATCCTGGTCATGAGTTCTTTGTGACCTTCCTTTGAAATAGAACATGACAGCAATCACATCACAAATCATCCTCAATCATTATTTATCTGTCTGCAAAGCACAAATACTGACCTCCAACTTCTTAATCTTTTCATATCTGAAATTTGACAGGCCCATCCACTTTATCTCTTTTTTGTCTTTTGCAATAACACGTAGTGCAATTAGCACATTAAAAGCATCATACACTCTCCTCCTAATATTCTTCTCGTCAAACTACAAAGACAAGTTTATTTTCTTTAGATCAACATTTTGAGGGGGTGGGGATGCACAGGCAGATCAAATTGTGCAGCTATATATACGAAGTAACCTCTTGGCCATTAAGCGTCAACTTTAGCTCCGCACAAATTTCATCTGCAACCTGGAATATAAAGTACTTAGTTGAGGTAGGTTATAACCCAAAATCACATTCAAGGCCAAACTCTGTAGAAGGTATGCTATGTATCAAGAACAAGCAATACTGTACCAAATTACCAATGTAATACTATGGAGATGCCTTTCAGCATTTATCAAAGAATTATCCTTCAATAAAAATAATGCCTCTAGTCAATAGTAATATTATTATAATTAATGCATTTTTCTGTTTCATTTTAGTTGTTTCTTTTTGTTGGTGGCTCGTGTTGGGTTTTATCTATAGCCTACCAAACTTGCTTGGGACTCGATGGCtttgttcttctttttgttgTTTGTAAGTTTGAGGGATACAAATTTAAGAGAATACCTCATTATAAGTAGTCCGTCCTTTGGTCTCAACTTTTTTAGAAACTGCAATGTCAAATCAAATGCTGATTACATCATAGTAGCAGGTTGGCAACTTAGTTTACATCATGAAAGAAAAACATATATAGTGTTAAGCATAAAACATCTGTGTTTGCTTCAAGTTTATCCTGTTCTATTACACTACCGCCTATGTCCTAGCATGTATAACTTGTAAACAGGAAGAACCTCAGTGGTTGAATAATGTTGCACATAAATCATTTGCAACAAAAGATGCCTCCTCCACCTAATATAGCATGCTCCAAATGCAATCTTGATTTATACTAAGCAATAACTTTTTTGAGCTAATGTAAACAATGTCAAAGCACAAATTCCATCGTTCAGATCAAAATCCACAGAAGAGGGTCTCATAAGTCACAGCAAACATATTCCAACCTAAACGTGCTTTATCTAATTCTGTTGAAAGGTAACCTGATTAACATTCACCTGTACTATGCTCCAACAAATGGAAACAGTCAGGTTAACCACACTAACGAAACTTATTTCAGCAGAACCAAATTAATTTCGGTACTGAAATCTGCCCAAGAAAGTGACACATTCACTAAAGAATACATATGCATCGCATATATATTTAGGTACAGGCAGTAGCATCGACGTCAAAAAAAGGGACACCATTTCAACATGGAAAACCTCCCAAAGCGGTGTAGAAAAACAAGACAGGGCCTGTGTTGGTACTTGGCAAGAAAATGAATCACTGACAGTGACAGTAGGGTCCCAGTGAAGAGAATGTTTGGCCCGCTAAGTTGTACTTGTACCTACCAACCAAAGGACCTGCAACAGTTGGTCATGGCTGCCTAAGGTGTGCCATTGTGTGGCTGAACCAAACAAGCCCCTAGGCCAGCCAAATATATTCCATTATGCTTGTGGGATTACATGAAGTTATTCTCTAGACCAAGTCTTGTCTAGAGGCTCACACACATCAAGATTTCACAATCTTTAACACAAAGGGAAAGATGAAGGGGCTGCTAGCTTAGGGTTTAGATTTCCCACCTCATGAGGACCATTTCCCAAAAGAAGCACTAGACACAATTCGATGCAGCTAGATCAAAATTGGAGCAAGCAGAAATTTGCTCCCCAGCGGTTACCCCTACAGCTCAATGTCACACACTCACAATCAGACGCCCTATATCGCAATCACAAGCCACAAATGGTCTTTCGGCGAGGGGCGCGTCGTCTCACCTATCTTGCTGTACTCGCGGAGCCCCCACCCGGCGATCCGCTGCACCCCAGCCTTCTCCTTCCTCGCCTTCTTGCTCTtatcaccctcctcctcctccctctcagacgcattgccgccgccgccgccgccgccgctgcatcaACAAAGCCCCAAAACCCAAAACCCTCGCTTGAAGGCTGACACAAAAAGTTCGTCAAGGAATCCGAAGTGCACAACAGAATGGTCGGTACCGTCTAGGAAGCGGAGGTAAGCCGGCTCCATCGCCGATGCGCAGGCTGGTCAGCTCGGCTGCCGCCGCGGCATCGCCGCAGGGGGGCGCCATTGCGGCGTGCTCTCCTAGGGAGAGGCAGGGACAGAGTAAAAGTGGGCTTGGAAGGCACAAGGCAGGAGCGAGAGCGCACCCAAGACCAAGACTCCAAGAGGGCTCTCGTTCGGCAGTGGCCGTCCAAAGATGGAGAGGTACATCTGCCCGTTGATTAAGCTTTATTATCTTCCTCTTTTTGTTGTTACCAATAATAAATACCAGTACAATTAACTTTTCCCAAAAGGAATTACGATACTGCAGTACTACCTTACATGTTCCAGAAGCCGTCCCGGTAAACCACAGTGAAACAATAATTATTTTGCTTAACCGGTCACGAACACCAAAATTAGCACACGATTTTCTTTGATTGTGCAAAAAATCTATTTGCCGCAGCACGAAAGGCGCTTCCTGTAAATAAAAATAGATAAATGCGATGAAATtgattgagaaaaaaaaatcctagtcCAGTTGTACCCACTCAATGCATGCCAAAAGGACCATTTGAGTTTGCACACAAGTTGGTACGTGACATGACATTAGATTGATATTCTGCGCAAAATGGTTTGCCTCCAAAAGAAGACCAGTCCGTTTCACATGCTGAAGTTATCGTCTCGTATCAATGGCAAATTGATTTAGTTTAATCAACTTTTGACATTGCAGTAAGCTTTGACTAGCCTACTTATCTGTCATTTTATTTAGATCCAGCCTGCTTGTCTGAGTCTGTCTGGTGGGAAC
This window encodes:
- the LOC101758969 gene encoding transcription factor-like protein DPB encodes the protein MAPPCGDAAAAAELTSLRIGDGAGLPPLPRRGGGGGGGNASEREEEEGDKSKKARKEKAGVQRIAGWGLREYSKIVSKKVETKGRTTYNEVADEICAELKLTLNGQEFDEKNIRRRVYDAFNVLIALRVIAKDKKEIKWMGLSNFRYEKIKKLEEGHKELMTRIKNKKKLLQEIEKQFDDLQNIKFRNQVLQRPAESANGICLPFLLVKASRKARVEIEISEDSKFAGFDFNCTPFTLHDDVSILDGIRRNGMRRAG